DNA from Streptococcus parasuis:
CAAAACTATGTGACCTTTGACCGCTTGAAAGTATGGAGTCATATTGGAGGAGGGAATTTAAGTACCTCATCTGATGAAGAGGAACGCCAAGGAATTTCCCTCTACTTTGGCTCTCGCAAGTCTAACATGTTTTTCAACTTCTACGAAAAGCGTTATGAATTTGCTCAAAAAGAAGGTATTAGCGTGGAAGAAGCACTTGAAATATTTGGGGTTTGGAATCGGTATGAGATCCGCCTCTCTCAAGGAAAAGCTCATCTCTTGGTAGAACATTTTGTAGAGGGGCAAGAATTAGGAAATCTAGCCCGTGGCTTAATCAACCAAGAAATGATGGTTTATAACGGTGTTGGTAAATACGGAGCCTATATCCCAGACCAGAAATGGCAAGAGATGTTTGGTTCTGCTGAACCGCTCAAATTGAGTATCAAACCAGAACCTTATTCCATTGACCGAACTGTCCGATGGCTTCTTTATCAAGTCTCAAACTCGCTTGCTTATGTAGAAGAGGCAGACAAAATCATGAATACAGAGTATCTGAAAATGATTCAAAACACAGGTAAACCAACAGAAAAGATGGAACATGAACTGAAATTTCTAAAAGAAAATTATCAACTGATGACAACAACGTAAAGGAGGAATATTATGGAACTATTTACTGCTCGCTCTCGTTATCGCTCAGAAGGCGTAACTTGGGTCTGGTATCGTAATGACGAAGAAGAAGTTTATTCTGAATTACAACTCAGCGAAGTTTTCCGTCTGATTCGCCAAGAATTGGATAAATTTATTGAACAAGGTATTCTAACCAAAGACCAAGCCTATGACCTAGCTAATGATTGGTTAGCATATGATGAATTTGTGGAAGGAATGATGTATGCATGATTGGTACCATTCGCATTATTCAAAATGGCAATTCAAAAGAGTTAGCTCATGTAGATTTGCTACGATTTGACGAAGAGGATATTCGACAACGATTGGCTGACAAAGGCTATCCCTATGATAGTGAGTTAGTAGTGGCTGGTATTCCTGATTGGAACATTGACACTCATCTAACCTTCCAAGAGATTCGGCTACTCAAACTGTGTTATGAAAAACTTTATGACCATGATGAGTATATTATTTCTTACCTACTTCAACACCATTGGAAAGTCTTAGATGTCATTTCAGTCTATTACAAATTTGCTAGTAAAGATGAGGTGGAAGCACTCAATCTTCTCCTTAAAGACTGTGATAAGACAGAAGTCATCAGGATATTCTACCAAGCTAATACTTGGATTAACTGTATTCAGGCTTACCTCTCATCAGGAGAGTTATTAAACACACCTAACGGCTTTTATCGAAAAGTCGGCTAAACAAAGAAAGTGGGACACTATGACACAAGGAAAACTCGAAAAAGATATTTTATCAACTGCCTCAGAACTTGGAACACAATTAGCTAGCTATCACTTAGAAGAGGCTTGGACTACCGCTGGGCGACTCCATAACTTACTCAAGTCAGAAGAAGTTATCCATCTCCCTGCCGACCAACTAGAAGCTATCCGAAATGAG
Protein-coding regions in this window:
- a CDS encoding replication initiation factor domain-containing protein, translating into MPIDGKTLRKFRASLGLKQKEFAELTQMSLSSLKSYEIGRREFTLEKFKEIKTHLGYSFSDSSHPLRLMIDYLRITFKNVHHIKDFIETYLYVNFQDFTSQETSLMTYNHLYKRGDIWLFDYFDKEERDNYQVTLQLSGQGCRQMELILEREGITWQDFLAKMLYERSDMKVTRIDLALDELYRGKSEEANHFHLSDMINKVYQNYVTFDRLKVWSHIGGGNLSTSSDEEERQGISLYFGSRKSNMFFNFYEKRYEFAQKEGISVEEALEIFGVWNRYEIRLSQGKAHLLVEHFVEGQELGNLARGLINQEMMVYNGVGKYGAYIPDQKWQEMFGSAEPLKLSIKPEPYSIDRTVRWLLYQVSNSLAYVEEADKIMNTEYLKMIQNTGKPTEKMEHELKFLKENYQLMTTT